Proteins from a single region of Acidobacteriota bacterium:
- a CDS encoding tetratricopeptide repeat protein, which yields MSFAVAKLLADEGSFREALEAFEETVELAPKDPYVRAAYTELLVRLAQLSRSPRYRQQQLQRAVEQAQAARSLAPKDPDVLQVVGQTFLTVAEVDPQNVAALQTAREIFQQVRELSPNDVTVRMTLGQILLYLGRTDEAIEAFREAVTVSPGNRRAYGFLVEALRSSGRNDEVEQVYRDVLEFDPGAEEALLGLAELQGARGDHLGAVETLRAAPPELLATEQVRQTLAVQLFLSGDLRGSLAELDRAISDHGENPSLGRLRALVLNAQGRNQEAAQQLWRLLAENPKDPEVALTLARVLVRMGRGEEAAQVLGEVVARLEAEEAERAADAPADDAAPAAAQASGAAGLRLEWAELLLEQEQWQPALDVLEPLHQAEVPQLRLGAELLSAEALVRLERGDEALELLSRSSSKDPAAVAKRAELLLRLERPDEARKLLDDLAGSGEEVSLLAASLVYQRLEHYDEVVRLVRNYLEDHEATPRTLFLLASALERRGSFDDSVREFRRLLEMDPNNPDALNYLGYMWAERGENLQEALQMVSRAVAQEPDSGAFVDSLGWIYYQLGRYQEALEHLERAAHLVTDDGTVLEHLGDAYRALGRLEEAREAYGRALRAEDAEQERIVDKLRQLDAQEEADGAEP from the coding sequence ATGAGCTTCGCCGTGGCCAAGCTGCTGGCCGACGAGGGTTCCTTCCGAGAGGCCCTGGAGGCCTTCGAGGAGACCGTCGAGCTGGCTCCCAAGGATCCCTACGTGCGGGCCGCCTACACCGAGCTCCTGGTGCGCCTGGCTCAGCTTTCCCGATCCCCCCGCTACCGCCAGCAGCAGCTGCAGCGGGCGGTGGAGCAGGCTCAGGCGGCCCGTAGCCTGGCGCCGAAGGATCCGGACGTCCTGCAGGTGGTGGGGCAGACCTTCCTCACCGTGGCGGAGGTGGACCCCCAGAACGTCGCCGCCCTGCAGACCGCCCGAGAGATCTTTCAACAGGTCCGGGAGCTGTCTCCCAACGACGTCACCGTGCGCATGACCCTGGGGCAGATCCTGCTCTACCTGGGCAGGACCGACGAAGCCATCGAGGCCTTTCGGGAAGCGGTGACTGTCAGCCCGGGCAATCGCCGGGCCTACGGCTTCCTGGTGGAGGCCTTGCGCAGCTCCGGGCGCAACGACGAGGTGGAGCAGGTCTACCGCGACGTGCTGGAATTCGACCCCGGTGCCGAGGAGGCTTTGCTGGGACTGGCGGAGCTCCAGGGCGCCCGAGGCGATCACCTGGGGGCGGTGGAAACGCTGCGCGCGGCGCCGCCGGAGCTTCTGGCCACCGAGCAAGTCCGCCAGACCTTGGCGGTCCAGCTCTTCCTCTCCGGTGATCTCCGGGGCTCCTTGGCGGAGCTCGATCGGGCCATCAGCGACCACGGGGAGAACCCTTCTCTGGGCCGTCTGCGGGCGCTGGTGCTCAATGCCCAAGGACGCAACCAAGAGGCGGCCCAGCAACTCTGGCGGCTGTTGGCGGAGAATCCCAAAGATCCCGAGGTGGCCCTGACCCTGGCGCGGGTCCTGGTGCGCATGGGGCGCGGTGAGGAAGCGGCCCAGGTGTTGGGAGAGGTGGTGGCACGGCTGGAGGCGGAGGAGGCGGAACGCGCCGCAGACGCGCCGGCGGATGATGCCGCCCCGGCGGCGGCGCAGGCCTCCGGAGCCGCTGGCCTACGCCTCGAATGGGCGGAGCTGCTGCTGGAGCAAGAACAGTGGCAGCCTGCCCTGGACGTTCTCGAGCCGCTGCATCAGGCGGAGGTACCGCAGCTGCGGCTGGGGGCGGAGCTGCTCTCGGCGGAGGCGCTCGTGCGCTTGGAACGCGGCGACGAGGCTCTGGAGCTGCTCTCCCGGTCCTCCTCCAAGGATCCGGCGGCGGTGGCCAAACGGGCCGAGCTGCTGCTGCGGCTGGAGCGTCCGGACGAGGCGCGCAAGCTTCTCGACGACCTCGCCGGTTCCGGAGAAGAAGTCTCGCTGCTGGCGGCATCGCTGGTCTATCAGCGCTTGGAGCACTACGACGAGGTGGTGCGGCTGGTGCGCAACTACCTGGAGGATCACGAGGCGACGCCGCGCACCCTCTTCCTCCTTGCCTCCGCCCTCGAACGCCGTGGCAGCTTCGACGATTCCGTCCGCGAGTTCCGGCGCCTGCTGGAGATGGATCCCAACAATCCCGATGCCCTCAACTATCTCGGCTATATGTGGGCGGAGCGTGGGGAGAATCTCCAGGAAGCGCTGCAGATGGTCTCCCGGGCGGTGGCCCAGGAGCCGGATAGCGGCGCCTTCGTGGACTCCCTGGGCTGGATCTACTACCAGCTGGGGCGGTACCAGGAGGCTTTGGAGCACCTGGAGCGGGCGGCCCACCTGGTCACCGACGACGGCACCGTCCTCGAGCACCTGGGGGACGCCTACCGCGCCTTGGGGCGCTTGGAGGAGGCACGGGAAGCCTACGGGCGGGCGTTGCGGGCTGAAGATGCCGAGCAAGAGCGCATCGTGGACAAGCTACGGCAGCTGGACGCCCAGGAAGAAGCGGACGGCGCCGAGCCTTGA